A region of Flocculibacter collagenilyticus DNA encodes the following proteins:
- the gyrA gene encoding DNA topoisomerase (ATP-hydrolyzing) subunit A — MTDLAKEILPINIEDELKNSYLDYAMSVIVGRALPDVRDGLKPVHRRVLFAMNELSNDWNKPYKKSARIVGDVIGKYHPHGDSAVYDTIVRMAQPFSLRYMLVDGQGNFGSVDGDAAAAMRYTEIRMAKIAHELLADLGKETVDFVPNYDGTENIPAVLPTKVPALLVNGSSGIAVGMATNIPPHNLNEVINGCLALIQNQDITIDELMEYIPGPDFPTAAIINGKKGIEDAYKTGRGKVYMRASAEIEVNEKTNRETIVVSEIPYQVNKARLIEKIAELVKDKKIEGISALRDESDKDGMRIVIEVKRGEVGEVILNNLYAQTQMQTVFGMNLVALADGQPKLFNLKEMLEAFVTHRREVVTRRTVYDLRKARDRAHILEGLAIALANIDPIIELIKTSPTPAEAKIALTAKGWDLGAVQAMIERAGEDNPSRPEWLEPEFGIRDGLYFLTEQQAQAILDLRLHKLTGLEHEKIIGEYKELLDLIAELLHILASPDRLMEVIRDELVEVKTVYGDERRTDIQAASHDISLEDLISEEDVVVTLSHEGYCKYQPLSDYEAQRRGGKGKSATKMKDEDFIEKLLVANTHDTILCFSNAGKLYWLKVYQLPLATRTARGKPIVNLLPLDEGEKITTILPVREYEENKYILMATAQGTVKKTPLTAYSRPRANGIIAVNLRDDDQLIGADITNGENDIMLFSAFGKVVRFNEKVRDSETGEVKIDPETGEEMLALRPMGRTAAGVRGIKLKEGDTVKSLIIPNDEGQILTVTENGYGKRTPLEEYPAKSRATQGVVSIKVSERNGNVVGAIQVTDNDEMMLISDQGTLVRTRVHEVSVVGRNTQGVILIRTAENEHVVGLQRIDEMQCSDEQIDEDDENATEVGSEETSAQQQHPENGPEDANNVDGSNEE; from the coding sequence ATGACAGATTTGGCAAAAGAAATTCTTCCGATCAACATTGAAGATGAGTTAAAAAACTCGTATCTAGATTATGCAATGAGCGTAATCGTTGGTCGTGCCTTACCAGACGTTAGAGATGGCTTAAAACCTGTCCATCGCCGCGTTCTATTTGCAATGAACGAATTAAGCAACGACTGGAACAAACCTTACAAAAAATCTGCACGTATTGTTGGTGACGTAATCGGTAAATATCACCCTCATGGTGATAGCGCAGTTTACGACACCATTGTTCGTATGGCTCAACCTTTCTCTCTTCGTTACATGTTAGTTGATGGTCAAGGTAACTTTGGTTCTGTTGATGGCGATGCCGCGGCAGCAATGCGTTATACCGAAATCAGAATGGCTAAAATTGCGCACGAACTATTAGCAGATTTAGGTAAAGAAACTGTCGACTTTGTTCCTAACTATGACGGAACTGAAAATATTCCTGCAGTGTTACCTACTAAGGTGCCAGCGTTATTAGTGAATGGCTCTTCTGGTATTGCTGTTGGTATGGCAACAAACATCCCACCTCATAATTTAAATGAAGTGATTAATGGCTGCCTTGCGTTAATTCAAAATCAAGACATCACAATTGATGAGTTGATGGAATATATTCCAGGTCCAGACTTCCCAACTGCTGCTATTATCAATGGTAAAAAAGGCATTGAAGACGCATATAAAACGGGTCGTGGTAAAGTTTATATGCGCGCCAGCGCTGAAATAGAAGTTAACGAAAAAACTAACCGCGAAACTATTGTTGTTAGTGAAATACCATATCAAGTTAACAAAGCGCGTCTAATCGAAAAAATTGCAGAATTAGTTAAAGATAAAAAGATTGAAGGCATCAGTGCATTACGTGATGAGTCTGATAAAGACGGAATGCGTATTGTTATTGAAGTGAAGCGCGGCGAAGTTGGCGAAGTTATTCTTAACAACTTATATGCGCAAACACAAATGCAAACTGTATTCGGCATGAACTTAGTTGCCTTAGCAGATGGCCAGCCTAAGCTATTCAATCTAAAAGAAATGCTTGAAGCATTTGTTACTCACCGCCGCGAAGTTGTTACACGTAGAACTGTATATGACCTAAGAAAAGCCCGCGACAGAGCACATATCTTAGAAGGTTTAGCGATCGCACTTGCTAATATCGATCCTATTATTGAGCTTATTAAAACATCACCAACACCGGCTGAAGCAAAAATTGCATTAACAGCTAAAGGTTGGGACTTAGGTGCTGTTCAAGCAATGATTGAGCGTGCGGGTGAAGATAATCCTTCACGTCCTGAGTGGTTAGAGCCAGAATTCGGTATTCGTGACGGGTTATATTTCTTAACTGAACAGCAAGCACAAGCCATTTTAGACTTACGTTTACATAAACTTACTGGTCTTGAACACGAAAAAATTATTGGCGAATACAAAGAGCTATTAGATTTAATTGCTGAGTTATTACACATTCTTGCTAGTCCAGACCGTTTAATGGAAGTTATTCGTGACGAACTAGTTGAAGTGAAAACAGTATATGGTGATGAGCGAAGAACAGATATTCAAGCTGCTTCACACGACATTAGTCTTGAAGACTTAATTTCTGAAGAAGATGTTGTCGTAACACTATCACATGAAGGTTACTGTAAGTACCAGCCATTATCTGACTATGAAGCTCAGCGTCGTGGTGGTAAAGGTAAGTCAGCAACTAAGATGAAAGACGAAGATTTCATCGAAAAACTATTGGTAGCTAATACGCATGACACCATCTTATGTTTCTCTAATGCTGGTAAATTATATTGGTTAAAAGTTTACCAATTACCGCTGGCAACGCGTACGGCAAGAGGCAAGCCTATCGTTAATTTATTGCCTTTAGATGAAGGCGAGAAAATTACCACGATTCTTCCTGTTAGAGAGTACGAAGAAAATAAATACATCTTAATGGCAACTGCGCAAGGTACCGTTAAGAAAACACCACTAACTGCATACTCTCGCCCAAGAGCGAACGGTATTATAGCTGTTAACCTTCGTGATGATGATCAACTTATTGGTGCAGATATCACAAATGGTGAAAACGACATCATGCTATTCTCTGCTTTTGGTAAAGTTGTTCGTTTTAACGAAAAAGTAAGAGATTCTGAAACAGGTGAAGTTAAAATCGACCCTGAAACAGGTGAAGAGATGCTTGCTCTGCGTCCAATGGGAAGAACAGCCGCAGGTGTAAGAGGTATTAAACTTAAAGAAGGTGATACGGTTAAGTCACTTATCATTCCAAATGATGAAGGACAAATTCTTACGGTAACTGAAAATGGTTACGGTAAGCGTACACCACTAGAAGAATACCCAGCCAAGAGCCGTGCAACTCAAGGCGTTGTTTCAATAAAAGTATCTGAAAGAAATGGTAACGTTGTAGGTGCTATTCAGGTTACAGATAATGATGAAATGATGTTAATTAGTGACCAAGGTACATTAGTACGTACACGTGTTCATGAAGTGTCAGTAGTAGGCAGAAACACACAAGGTGTGATTCTAATTCGAACTGCTGAAAACGAACATGTAGTTGGCTTACAAAGAATCGATGAGATGCAATGTTCTGATGAACAAATTGATGAAGATGATGAAAACGCAACTGAAGTAGGTAGCGAAGAAACATCAGCTCAGCAACAGCATCCAGAAAATGGACCTGAAGACGCTAATAACGTCGATGGTTCAAACGAAGAGTAG
- the ubiG gene encoding bifunctional 2-polyprenyl-6-hydroxyphenol methylase/3-demethylubiquinol 3-O-methyltransferase UbiG translates to MTQIEKLTHPNVDLTEIAKFESIASRWWDLDGEFKPLHEINPLRLDFIADNCNGLFDKTILDVGCGGGILAESMAKLGANVTGIDMGEEPLQVARLHGLEANVKVSYEKTTAEEFAIEHPEQFDVVTCMEMLEHVPYPEQIIQSCASLVKPGGKVFFSTLNKTLKSYLFAIVGAEKVLKLVPDGTHDHKKFIKPSVLINWAEQAGLKVKGITGLSYNPLNQTYSLGNDVDVNYILHCEKLI, encoded by the coding sequence ATGACTCAAATAGAAAAACTTACCCACCCAAATGTAGATTTAACCGAAATTGCAAAATTTGAAAGTATCGCGTCGCGTTGGTGGGATTTAGACGGTGAGTTTAAGCCCCTACATGAAATTAACCCGTTAAGGTTAGACTTTATCGCTGACAACTGTAATGGCCTATTTGATAAAACAATATTGGATGTTGGCTGTGGAGGCGGAATTTTAGCTGAAAGCATGGCTAAACTTGGCGCTAATGTTACAGGCATCGATATGGGTGAAGAGCCATTACAGGTTGCTCGCCTGCATGGATTAGAAGCTAATGTTAAAGTGTCTTATGAAAAAACAACCGCTGAAGAATTTGCTATTGAGCATCCAGAGCAATTTGATGTTGTGACCTGTATGGAAATGCTTGAGCACGTCCCCTACCCTGAACAAATTATTCAGTCGTGTGCAAGTTTAGTAAAACCCGGTGGAAAGGTGTTTTTTTCAACATTAAATAAAACCTTAAAATCTTATTTATTTGCAATTGTCGGTGCAGAAAAAGTATTAAAGCTTGTACCAGACGGCACGCATGACCATAAGAAGTTTATTAAACCGTCAGTACTCATCAACTGGGCAGAACAAGCAGGACTCAAAGTCAAAGGGATCACCGGCTTAAGTTATAATCCGTTGAATCAAACTTACTCATTAGGCAATGATGTTGATGTTAACTACATTTTGCATTGCGAGAAGCTAATATAA
- a CDS encoding HAD family hydrolase, producing the protein MTTKSNNITQTTKSYECVLFDLDGTLLDTADDLGGALNIVLAKHGFNAVPAKQYRLEASNGSAGLLKLGFGDKLAEYDFNVLKQTFLAEYEANIATHSRLYDGVEQCIQFLEANNISWGIVTNKPAYLTELLIEKISFLQKANVVVCGDTLPVAKPHPDPILHATQQLSMNTDATLYVGDALRDMQAGKAANMDTCAALWGYVSEDEVHSWPADYILSDISQLTTIVQ; encoded by the coding sequence ATGACGACCAAAAGCAACAACATAACCCAAACCACAAAATCTTATGAATGTGTGTTATTCGATTTAGACGGCACATTACTAGACACAGCTGATGACTTAGGTGGTGCATTAAATATAGTACTAGCGAAACATGGTTTTAACGCTGTTCCAGCAAAACAATATAGACTTGAGGCTTCTAACGGTTCTGCAGGACTACTAAAGTTAGGTTTTGGCGATAAATTGGCAGAATATGACTTCAATGTTTTAAAACAAACTTTCCTAGCAGAATATGAAGCGAATATTGCGACGCATTCAAGGTTGTATGACGGCGTCGAACAATGCATTCAATTTTTAGAAGCTAATAATATTAGCTGGGGGATTGTGACTAATAAACCAGCATATCTGACAGAATTATTAATTGAAAAAATTAGCTTTTTACAAAAAGCCAACGTTGTGGTTTGCGGAGACACGTTACCTGTTGCAAAACCTCATCCCGATCCCATTTTACATGCAACGCAGCAGTTAAGTATGAATACTGACGCTACTTTATATGTAGGTGACGCATTACGTGACATGCAAGCCGGTAAGGCCGCTAACATGGATACATGCGCAGCATTATGGGGCTATGTTAGTGAAGATGAAGTACATAGCTGGCCTGCAGATTATATATTGAGCGATATTTCTCAGCTTACAACTATTGTGCAATGA
- the nrdA gene encoding class 1a ribonucleoside-diphosphate reductase subunit alpha: MNQSLSVTKRDGNKEPLDLDKIHRVITWAAEGLSNVSVSQVEIKSHIQFYDGIKSEDIHETIIKAAADLISKETPDYQYLAARLAIFHLRKKAYGRFEPPTLYQHVVGMVEKNRYDSHILADYSKAELDEMDSFLDHSRDLNFSYAAVKQLEGKYLVQNRVTGDIFESAQFLYILVAACLFSKYDRSNRMDYIRRFYDATSQFKISLPTPIMAGVRTPTRQFSSCVLIECDDSLDSINATASSIVKYVSQRAGIGINAGRIRALGSTIRNGEAFHTGCIPFYKYFQTAVKSCSQGGVRGGAATLFYPLWHLEVESLLVLKNNRGVEENRVRHMDYGVQFNKTMYSRLIKDDYITLFSPSDVPGLYDAFFEDQDKFEALYVKYENDSSIRKKRIKALELFSLFMQERASTGRIYLQNVDHCNTHSPFDSKVAPVKQSNLCLEIALPTKPLNNINDENGEIALCTLSAFNLGAINSLDDLEELADLAVRALDSLLDYQDYPMEAARQGSMARRTLGIGVINYAYYLAKNGVKYSDGSANGLTHKTFEAIQYYLLKASNNLAKEVGACPKFHETTYAKGLLPIDTYKKDLDQICDEPLHLDWNTLRTDIVEHGLRNSTLSALMPSETSSQISNATNGIEPPRGHISVKSSKDGVLKQVVPEYDKLKDAYELLWDIPNNNGYIQLVGLMQKFVDQAISANTNYDPNKFDQGKVPMKLLIKDLLTAYKMGLKTLYYHNTRDGASDEQEELKVEKEDDDCAGGACKI; encoded by the coding sequence ATGAATCAAAGTTTGTCCGTTACTAAACGTGATGGTAATAAGGAACCGTTAGATCTTGATAAAATCCACCGTGTTATCACTTGGGCCGCTGAAGGTTTAAGTAATGTTTCTGTTTCTCAAGTAGAAATAAAATCACATATACAGTTTTACGATGGCATTAAAAGTGAAGACATTCATGAAACCATTATTAAAGCAGCGGCAGACTTAATCTCTAAAGAAACGCCTGACTACCAATATTTGGCAGCAAGATTAGCTATTTTCCACCTAAGAAAAAAAGCGTATGGGCGTTTTGAGCCGCCAACGCTATACCAACATGTTGTGGGGATGGTAGAGAAAAACCGTTACGACTCTCACATTCTTGCAGATTATTCAAAAGCTGAATTAGATGAAATGGATAGCTTTTTAGATCACAGCCGCGATCTTAATTTTAGCTATGCAGCCGTTAAACAGCTTGAAGGTAAATACCTTGTTCAGAATCGTGTTACTGGCGATATTTTTGAAAGTGCACAGTTCTTATATATCCTAGTTGCGGCATGTTTGTTCTCTAAATACGATAGGTCTAATCGTATGGATTACATTCGTCGTTTTTACGATGCAACATCTCAGTTCAAAATATCGTTGCCAACTCCAATTATGGCAGGCGTAAGAACACCTACCCGCCAATTTAGTTCATGTGTACTTATTGAATGCGACGATAGCCTAGATTCAATTAATGCCACAGCAAGCTCCATTGTCAAATACGTAAGCCAACGCGCAGGAATTGGCATTAACGCAGGTAGAATCCGTGCATTAGGTAGCACTATTCGTAACGGTGAAGCATTTCATACAGGCTGTATTCCGTTTTATAAGTATTTTCAAACAGCGGTTAAAAGCTGTTCGCAAGGTGGTGTGCGCGGTGGTGCTGCAACTTTGTTTTATCCACTATGGCATTTAGAAGTAGAATCGTTATTAGTACTTAAAAACAACCGCGGTGTTGAAGAAAACCGTGTGCGTCACATGGATTACGGCGTTCAGTTTAATAAAACGATGTATTCGCGCTTGATTAAAGATGATTACATTACATTATTTAGTCCTTCAGATGTGCCAGGTTTATACGATGCCTTCTTTGAAGACCAAGATAAATTTGAAGCGTTGTATGTGAAATACGAAAACGACTCTTCAATACGCAAGAAAAGAATTAAAGCATTAGAGCTATTTTCTTTGTTTATGCAAGAGCGTGCCAGCACTGGCCGCATTTATTTGCAAAACGTTGACCACTGTAATACGCACAGCCCATTTGATTCTAAAGTAGCGCCAGTTAAACAATCTAACTTATGTTTGGAAATTGCCTTACCTACTAAACCGCTGAATAACATTAACGATGAAAATGGTGAAATTGCACTTTGTACACTTTCTGCATTTAACTTAGGCGCGATTAACTCGCTTGATGATTTAGAAGAATTAGCTGATTTAGCAGTCAGAGCGCTAGATAGTTTGTTGGACTATCAAGATTATCCGATGGAAGCGGCTCGTCAAGGTTCGATGGCACGTCGTACATTAGGTATTGGTGTTATCAACTATGCCTACTATTTAGCTAAAAATGGCGTTAAATATTCTGACGGCAGTGCAAATGGTTTAACGCATAAAACCTTTGAAGCGATTCAATATTACCTATTAAAGGCATCTAATAATTTAGCCAAAGAAGTAGGTGCTTGCCCTAAATTTCATGAAACAACGTATGCAAAAGGCTTGCTACCAATTGATACGTATAAAAAAGATTTAGACCAAATTTGTGATGAGCCACTTCATCTTGACTGGAATACACTACGTACAGATATTGTTGAGCACGGTTTAAGAAACTCAACACTTTCAGCGTTAATGCCATCTGAAACGTCGTCACAAATTTCGAATGCTACAAACGGTATTGAACCACCGCGCGGTCATATTTCAGTTAAATCTAGTAAAGACGGTGTACTCAAACAAGTAGTACCGGAATATGACAAACTCAAAGATGCGTATGAATTATTGTGGGATATTCCAAATAATAATGGATACATTCAACTAGTTGGGTTAATGCAAAAGTTTGTTGACCAAGCAATTTCAGCAAATACTAATTATGATCCAAATAAATTTGATCAAGGCAAAGTTCCTATGAAGCTGTTAATCAAAGACTTATTAACCGCTTACAAGATGGGTTTAAAAACCTTGTACTATCATAATACCCGTGACGGTGCATCTGATGAGCAAGAAGAATTAAAAGTCGAAAAAGAAGACGATGATTGCGCAGGCGGTGCTTGTAAAATATAA
- the nrdB gene encoding class Ia ribonucleoside-diphosphate reductase subunit beta yields the protein MKFTTFNPTNNNPLLEPMFFGNPVNVSRYDQQKHAIFEKLIEKQLSFFWRPEEVDVSKDRIDFQQMTNSERHIFISNLKYQTLLDSIQGRSPNIALLPIVSTPELETWIETWAFSETIHSRSYTHILRNLFTDPSEIFEDIVLNEEIQKRASDISQFYDELIFYTQLWQTQGEGTHTVGGKEYKVTMRKLKELLFLCVNSVNALEAIRFYVSFACTFAFAEREMMEGNSKIIKLIARDENLHLTSTQHILNLWASGEDDPEMKEISDELGPQAFQIFMKAVEQEKAWAKYLFKDGSMIGLNEDILCQYVEYIANHRMSALGYTPPFEVKSNPLPWMNKYLVSDNVQVAPQESEISSYLVGQIDAEVDAADFGDFDL from the coding sequence ATGAAGTTTACTACGTTCAATCCAACAAATAATAATCCTTTATTAGAGCCGATGTTTTTCGGCAACCCTGTTAATGTTTCGCGTTATGATCAGCAAAAACATGCTATTTTTGAAAAATTAATCGAAAAGCAATTATCGTTCTTTTGGCGTCCAGAAGAAGTAGATGTGAGTAAAGATCGTATCGACTTTCAGCAGATGACGAATAGCGAACGTCATATCTTTATTTCAAATTTAAAGTATCAAACACTGCTTGATTCAATTCAGGGGCGTAGTCCTAATATTGCCCTACTTCCTATTGTATCTACACCAGAACTTGAAACATGGATAGAGACTTGGGCGTTTAGCGAAACGATTCATAGCCGTTCTTACACACATATATTGCGTAACTTATTTACTGATCCTAGTGAAATATTTGAAGACATTGTATTAAACGAAGAAATTCAAAAGCGTGCTTCAGATATTTCTCAGTTCTACGACGAGCTTATTTTCTATACACAGCTTTGGCAGACACAAGGTGAAGGTACTCATACCGTTGGCGGTAAAGAGTATAAAGTTACTATGCGTAAGCTAAAAGAATTACTCTTTTTATGTGTAAACTCCGTCAATGCGCTTGAAGCGATTCGCTTCTACGTGAGTTTTGCTTGTACATTTGCGTTTGCAGAACGTGAAATGATGGAAGGCAACTCTAAAATTATTAAGCTAATTGCGCGTGATGAAAATCTTCATCTTACATCTACTCAGCATATTCTTAACTTGTGGGCGTCGGGCGAAGACGACCCTGAAATGAAAGAAATTTCTGATGAACTAGGGCCTCAAGCTTTCCAAATTTTTATGAAAGCAGTTGAACAAGAAAAGGCGTGGGCTAAGTATTTATTTAAAGACGGCTCAATGATTGGTCTTAACGAAGACATTCTTTGTCAATATGTGGAATACATTGCAAACCACCGTATGAGTGCGCTTGGTTATACACCACCGTTTGAGGTAAAAAGTAACCCACTGCCGTGGATGAATAAATACTTGGTGTCTGACAATGTACAAGTAGCCCCACAAGAGTCTGAAATAAGTTCTTACCTAGTTGGCCAAATTGATGCAGAAGTTGATGCTGCTGATTTTGGTGACTTTGACCTTTAA
- the yfaE gene encoding class I ribonucleotide reductase maintenance protein YfaE: MPKIKLNGGDAVVEYTDNHPNLLIALENENIEVNYHCREGFCGACRCKLVSGEVVYNLEPLAFVRKGEILLCCSQPTSDIEIIVE, from the coding sequence GTGCCGAAGATTAAACTAAATGGTGGTGATGCTGTAGTTGAATATACAGATAACCACCCTAACCTGCTTATAGCGTTAGAAAACGAGAATATTGAAGTCAATTATCACTGCCGCGAAGGATTCTGTGGTGCATGCCGTTGTAAATTAGTATCTGGAGAAGTGGTTTATAATCTTGAGCCATTGGCATTTGTTAGAAAAGGTGAAATTTTACTGTGTTGTAGTCAGCCTACTTCTGACATTGAAATAATTGTCGAATGA